The genomic window CGGATGGAACCTGACGACGGGTTGGACCGACTCGCCCGCGCCGACACCGTGATCATCCCTGCCGTGGAAGACATCGACGCGGACGTGCCACCCGACCTGCTTGACGCCGTCCGCGCGGCCCACGAGGCGGGCGCTCGGATGGTCTCGCTGTGCACCGGTGCGTTTGTGCTGGCCGCCGCCGGGGTGCTGGACGGGCTGCGCGCGACCACGCACTGGGCCCACACCGAGGCGCTAGCCGCCCGCTATCCCCGGGTGAAGGTCGACCCGGACGTGCTCTACGTCGACAACGGCAACGTGCTCGCCTCCGCTGGCAAAGCCGCCGCGATCGACCTGTGCCTGCACCTGATCCGCCGCGACCACGGCTCGACGGTCGCCAACGCCGTCGCCCGCCGCCTGGTCGTGCCCCCGCATCGCGCCGGCGGCCAGGCCCAGTTCGTCACCACCCCGGTGCCCGCCCGCGACGACCATCCCCTTGCCAACCTGCTCCCGTGGGCGATGGAACGGCTGAACCGTCCGCTGACCGTGGAGGACCTGGCTCGCCAGGCGAATATGAGCTCGCGCAACCTGGCCCGCCACTTCAGGTCGGTAACAGGCACCACCCCGCTGCAGTGGCTGGCAACGCAGCGGATCCGCCGGGCCCAGGAGTTGCTGGAGAACACGGACAACAGCATCGACGCCATCGCCCAGGCGGCTGGTATGGGAACCGCCACGACGCTGCGCCGACACTTCCACCGCACCGTAGGTGTACCTCCGGACGCCTACCGTCGCACCTTCCGCAGCGCCTGACCCTCGGCGTCGGCCTGAAACTACGCGCCAGAAACACAAACGGTGCACGCCATCATCGATCTTGGCGCCCACAGTGGGGATTCGGTTGATGTCCGAGGACTGACGTCGACCACGAATCCATGATCGCCATTTGTGGCCAACTACAACTGGCGCCCGGCTAACTGTGATGCCCGGCCCAGATGACCGAATCCCATGGTGGGCGAGCCCCGGTCGATCGCTGCTGGATCGACCGGGGCTTGTCGGTTGGAGCCGGGTCAGGCGAGGTCGAACCGGTCGAGTTCCATGACCTTGGTCCAGGCTGCGACGAAGTCGGCCACGAACTTGTCGCGGGCATCCTGGCTGGCGTAGACCTCCGCGAGGGCCCGCAGCTGGGAGTTGGAGCCGAAGATGAGGTCGACCGCGGTGGCGGTCCACTTCACCTCATCGGTGGCCAGGTCCCGGATCGCGTAGACGTGCTCGTCGGACTCCGACGCCTTCCACCGGGTGCCCGGGGAGAGCAGGTTGGTGAAGAAGTCGTTGGTGAGCACACCGGGCCGATCGGTGAGGACGCCGTGCTGCGCGCCGCCGGAGTTGGCCCCGAGGGAGCGCAGGCCGCCGACGAGGACGGTCATCTCGGGCGCGGTCAGGTTCAGCATGTAGGCACGGTCGACGAGCAGCACCTCCGGCTGGGTCTTCTCGCCGGGACGCAGGTAGTTGCGAAATCCGTCGGCGCGCGGCTCGAGGACCCGGAACGACTCGACGTCGGTCTGCTCCTGAGTGGCGTCGGTGCGGCCGGGGCGGAACGGCACGGTCACCTCGATGCCGGCGTCGCGCGCCGCCTTCTCGACGGCGGCCGAGCCAGCCAGCACGATCAGGTCGGCGAGCGAGATCTTCGCGCCGCCGGCATCGTTGAACTCCCGCTGGATGCCCTCGAGGGTGTCCAGGACCGTCGCGAGCTGCTCGGGCTGGTTGACCTCCCAGCTGCGCTGCGGTTCGAGACGGATCCGCGCGCCGTTGGCGCCGCCACGCTTGTCGGTGTGCCGGAAGCTCGCGGCGGAGGCCCAGGCGGTGGAGACCAGCTGGGCGGTCGTGAGGCCGGACTCCAGGACCTTCGCCTTGAGGGCGGCAACGTCGGCGTCACCCACGAGTCCATCGTTGACGGCCGGCACCGGGTCCTGCCACAACTGGGGCTCGGCGACCCACGGTCCCAGGAAGCGGCTGACCGGACCCATGTCGCGGTGCAGCAGCTTGTACCAGGCCTTGGCGAACGCCAGCGCGAACTCGTCGGGGTTCTCCAGGAATCGGCGCGAGATCTTCTCGTACGCCGGGTCGACGCGCAGCGACAGGTCGGTCGTGAGCATCGTCGGCTTGTGCTTCTTCGACGGGTCGTGGGCGTCCGGGATGATCGCCTCGGCATCCTTGGCGACCCACTGCTTCGCGCCGCCGGGGCTCGTGGTGAGCTCCCACTCGTTGCCGAAGAGGATCTCGAAGAAACGGTTGCTCCACTGCGTCGGCCGGTCGGTCCACGTCACCTCGAGGCCGCTGGTGATCGTGTCACCGCCCTTGCCGCTGCCGTAGGTGCTCAGCCAGCCCAGGCCCTGCGCCTCCAGCGGGGCCCCCTCGGGCTCGGGGCCCACGTGGTCGTCGGCAACGCCCGCGCCGTGGGTCTTGCCGAAGGTGTGGCCACCGGCGATGAGGGCGACGGTCTCCTCGTCGTTCATCGCCATCCGGGCAAAGGTCTCGCGGATGAAGTGCGCCGCCGCAGCCGGGTCCGCGTTGCCGCGGGGGCCCTCCGGGTTGACGTAGATGAGACCCATCTCGGTCGCCCCGACGCCGGCCGCCATCTCCTTCTCGGAGGCGTAGCGCTCGTCGCCGAGCCAGGTGTCCTCCGGACCCCAGAAGATCTCCTCGGGCTCCCACACGTCCTCCCGACCGAAGCCGAAGCCGAAGGTCTTGAACCCCATCGACTCCAGGGCGACGTTGCCGGCGAGCACGAGCAGGTCGGCCCACGAGATCTTCTGGCCGTACTTCTGCTTGACCGGCCACAGCAGCCGGCGGGCCTTGTCGAGGTTGGCGTTGTCCGGCCAGCTGTTGAGCGGCGCGAAACGCTGACCCCCGTCGCCGGCCCCGCCGCGACCGTCCTCGATGCGGTAGGTGCCGGCGGCGTGCCAGCTCATCCGGATCATCAGACCGCCGTAGTGGCCGAAGTCGGCCGGCCACCAGTCCTGCGAGGTGGTGAGGACCTCGGTGATGTCCTGCTTGAGGGCCTCGACGTCGAGTTTCTCAAACTCCTTGGCGTAGCTGAACCCTTCCGCCAGCGGGTTGCCCTTCGACGAGTGGGCGTGCAACACCGAGAGGTCGAGCTGGTTGGGCCACCAGTCCCGGTTGGTGCGCGGACGACCGCCGGTCTTCGGGGTCGGCGAGTCGATCGCCGGGTTCTCGCTCTCGCTGCCGTGCGCGGTCACGGAGTCGTGCGCGACCGGGCAGCCGGCCGCCGCCTTCTGGTCCACGCCCTGCGCACTGGAGGGACCATTGTCCTGGGTGTCGCTCATCTGCTTCCTTCCGAACTGGCGGGTCACTGGGGCGTGCGATCGGTCGCGCAGTCGGGGCAGGTGCCCCAGTAGACGACCTCCGCCTCGTCGACCGCGAAACCGTGGTCGTCGGAGGCGGTGAGACAGGGAGAGTGGCCGACGGCGCAGTCGACGTCGGCGATCGCGCCGCAGGAGCGGCACACGACATGGTGGTGGTTGTCCGCGACCCGGGACTCGTAGCGGGCGGTCGCACCGGCAGGCTGGATGCGCCGCACCAGACCGGCGTCGGTGAGCGCACGCAGTACGTCGTACACCGTTTGGTGGGAGACCGTGGGATGATCCGCCCGTACCAGGGCGATCACCGTGTCGGTGTCGACGTGCGGGTGGTCGCGCAGCGCTGCGAGCACCGCCAACCGGGGCCGGGTCACGCGCAACGAGACCGCCCGCAGCTGCGTCTCGAAGTCGGGCGTCATGTGATGAACATAGTCCACTCTTTTGGAATGAATCTAGTTTTGCTTCGACCTCGACCCGCACACCTTCGACGCAGACCCGGTCGCCCAGCTGGTCGAGCAGACCCGGGCGGCTGGGTCGCAGCTGGCCGGCGATGGCGGACTGCTGCAGCAGCTCACAAAGCGGATCCTGGAATCGGCGCTCGAGGGTGAGATCACCGACCACCCGGGCCATGACAAGGGCGACCCGGCAGGAAAGAAGAGCGGGAACTCCCGCAACGACGTGCGGGCCAAGACGACGCTGACGGATGCCGGCCCGGTGGAGATCGCCGTTCCAACCCGGCCGCCAGCCGGCATCTCGGACAGCAGCGGAAGGTGCGCCGGGACGGCCTTCACCAAACCGAAGCCCCCACCCCATGAGCGCACCAGCGAGGCCAGGCCATCCACGCCTGCGCGGAGCCGACCCCGACCAGAAGACGGAGGCCTACCCGCGCCCTTGGCCTGAAACTCATCTATACGCCAGAAACAGAAACGATGCGCGCCATGATTGATCTTGGCGCGCACCGTTGGACTTCAGTTTGTGTCCGAGGGCGAGTTGAACCCCAACTACATGATCAGGATGGCTGCTGACCTGCAATTATGCTGACGGTTGGAGTAGGCATCCTGAGACAACCCGAACCCAAAATCCAATGACCATTGGACCATGGCGGCGTGGTGTTCGGTATGGCGCTCTGACAGAAGCCGGCCCGGGGGGCTACCAGCCTTCGCTGACAACTGCGTCGAGCGGCTGTCGGTGATGCAAGGCTACCTGTTCGCGCCGGCCCTCCCCGCCGAGCAGCCCCCGAGCTTGGTCGCCGAGGCGCGGCCGCCGCGATGTCGGACGTCACCGGCTTGAGCCGGGCCGAGGGTCGACTGCCCGTGTGTACGCGGGCTGCGCGAACACGCCCTCCACACGACGCCGCTGAGCCGTCGGCGACCGTGCCCGCGCCCGAGTCTGTCCTCGTCACAGCGTTTCCAGGAGAGGGCCGAATCCGCCCGGGCGGGAATAAGGGCAGGTGTGGGAGAGTTGATTTCCTGCAGGTCGTGATTTTGCGTGTTTCAGTAGTTGATCTTTTGACATCCGCGGATCAGGTAGCGCGGGTGGTTTTCGTCTTCCTCTTGGGGCGGATGTGGCCGCCGGGGCAAACGGCTCGGATAGCCGCAGGGTGCGGCTCCCACTCCCAAGGAGGAGACATATGGCACAGGGCACCGTGAAGTGGTTCAACGACGACAAGGGCTTCGGCTTCATCTCCGTCGACGACGGCAGCGCCGACGTCTTCGTCCACTTCTCTGAGATCCAGTCGAACGGCTTCCGCAGCCTCACCGAGAGCCAGCGGGTCGAGTTCGACATCGTGCAGGGCCAAAAGGGCCCGCAGGCAGCGGCCGTACGCGTCCTCTGAGCAATCGTGATCATGGCCGGGAACCCGTCGGGCTCCCGGCCATGTCGCTAACGGGCCAGCACAAACCCCCCCACCACCGAATCTCAGACAGGAGTCGCATGGGCGCGACCAGTCCACCGGCGGTCGTCGATCGCCTCGATGTCCCCCGCACCGTGAACGAACCCAAGCCGCTGCTCGCCGCGCCGCAGACCAGAGCAGGTGCGGTCGCAATCTGGATCTTCGTGGTCACCCCGTTCATCGCTCTCCTCGCCGCCATGCCGGTCGCGTGGGGCTGGGGGCTGTCCGGCGTCGACCTGACCTTGGCGATCACCACCTATCTGATCAGCGGGTTCGGTATCGCGGCCGGATATCACCGCCACCTGACCCACGGGTCGTTCAAGGCGCGGCGCGGACTGCGCATCGCGCTGGCCGTGGCCGGATCGCTCGCCGTCGAGGGTTCGCCGACCCAGTGGGTCGCCAACCACCGCCGCCATCACGCCTTCTCCGACCGCGAAGGCGACCCCCACTCGCCTTGGCGCTACGGCACCAGCGTCACCGCGGTGCTCAAGGGCCTGTTCCACGCCCACATCGGCTGGATGTTCCGGCGAGAGCTGAGCAACCGGTCCCGCTTCGCCCCGGATCTGCTCGCCGACCGCGACATCCGCGTGGTCGACCGCCTCTTCGGGCCGCTGGTCGCGGTGTCCCTGCTCACGCCCGCACTGATCGGCGGCCTCGTCACCGGCACCTGGGCGGGCGCGCTGAGCGCCTTCTTCTGGGCCGGGCTGGTCCGCATGGCCGTGCTGCACCACGTCACCTGGTCGGTGAACTCCATCTGCCACGTCGTGGGCGACCGGCCCTTCGCCAGCAAGGACCGGGCCACGAACTTCTGGCCTCTGGCGATCCTCTCCTTCGGCGAGAGCTGGCACAACTCCCATCACGCCGATCCCACAGGAGCCCGCCACGGCGTCCTGCGCGGCCAGCTCGACCCCGCCGCCCGGCTCATCTGGATCTTCGAGAAGCTCCGGCTGGCCGGCGACGTGCGTTGGCCGGTGCCCGAACGGCTCGACGCGAAGCGCGCGCGGTAGGGCTGCGCTCTTCCTCGGTGGCCGGATGTCCGCACTGGTGCAGTTCGCGCCGGAACGGATCCATGAGCTCGGCGAAGTCTTCATTTGCTGCGACGTCCAGAGATGGTAGACGTCTGGTTAGCACGTCCTCGCCCCACCACGTCGACATGAGCCGCGTGCACATTCAAAGCCGGGCTGATACGGGCGTGTCGGTGGTGTGGGTCGGGGCGCGATGGGGCTGGCGGAGGAGTGGGAGGGCGAGGAGCAGGCCGATGGCGGCGATGACGACGCACGCGGTGAAGCCGGCTCGGTAGCCATCGGTGAGAGCGGACAGTGGTTCGGACCCGACCGCGTAGGACACGGCGACGGTCGTGGTGATCGCGACGCCAAGGGCACCGCCGATCTGGAATGCGGCGGTGTTGATCCCGGAGGCGAGACCAGACTCCTGCTCGGCGACGCCGGTGAGCGCGGCGATCCAGGCGGCGACGAAACACGCTCCCAGTCCTGGCCCGAAGATGAGCAGGCCGGCGAGGATGTCGCCGACGTAGCTGCCGTTGACCGATACCTGGCTCAGCAGCAGGCGGCCGACCCCGAGCAGAACCATGCCGGCGGCGGCGACCGGGCGTAGACCGGTTCTGGTGACAACGGCCTGCCCGACGACGGAGCCGACGACGGCCA from Micromonospora kangleipakensis includes these protein-coding regions:
- a CDS encoding helix-turn-helix domain-containing protein — translated: MATIALAATDAMLHFELAMACEVFVRDPSGLADPWYDLVVCGPGPVRIGRFRMEPDDGLDRLARADTVIIPAVEDIDADVPPDLLDAVRAAHEAGARMVSLCTGAFVLAAAGVLDGLRATTHWAHTEALAARYPRVKVDPDVLYVDNGNVLASAGKAAAIDLCLHLIRRDHGSTVANAVARRLVVPPHRAGGQAQFVTTPVPARDDHPLANLLPWAMERLNRPLTVEDLARQANMSSRNLARHFRSVTGTTPLQWLATQRIRRAQELLENTDNSIDAIAQAAGMGTATTLRRHFHRTVGVPPDAYRRTFRSA
- the katG gene encoding catalase/peroxidase HPI, with amino-acid sequence MSDTQDNGPSSAQGVDQKAAAGCPVAHDSVTAHGSESENPAIDSPTPKTGGRPRTNRDWWPNQLDLSVLHAHSSKGNPLAEGFSYAKEFEKLDVEALKQDITEVLTTSQDWWPADFGHYGGLMIRMSWHAAGTYRIEDGRGGAGDGGQRFAPLNSWPDNANLDKARRLLWPVKQKYGQKISWADLLVLAGNVALESMGFKTFGFGFGREDVWEPEEIFWGPEDTWLGDERYASEKEMAAGVGATEMGLIYVNPEGPRGNADPAAAAHFIRETFARMAMNDEETVALIAGGHTFGKTHGAGVADDHVGPEPEGAPLEAQGLGWLSTYGSGKGGDTITSGLEVTWTDRPTQWSNRFFEILFGNEWELTTSPGGAKQWVAKDAEAIIPDAHDPSKKHKPTMLTTDLSLRVDPAYEKISRRFLENPDEFALAFAKAWYKLLHRDMGPVSRFLGPWVAEPQLWQDPVPAVNDGLVGDADVAALKAKVLESGLTTAQLVSTAWASAASFRHTDKRGGANGARIRLEPQRSWEVNQPEQLATVLDTLEGIQREFNDAGGAKISLADLIVLAGSAAVEKAARDAGIEVTVPFRPGRTDATQEQTDVESFRVLEPRADGFRNYLRPGEKTQPEVLLVDRAYMLNLTAPEMTVLVGGLRSLGANSGGAQHGVLTDRPGVLTNDFFTNLLSPGTRWKASESDEHVYAIRDLATDEVKWTATAVDLIFGSNSQLRALAEVYASQDARDKFVADFVAAWTKVMELDRFDLA
- a CDS encoding Fur family transcriptional regulator, yielding MTPDFETQLRAVSLRVTRPRLAVLAALRDHPHVDTDTVIALVRADHPTVSHQTVYDVLRALTDAGLVRRIQPAGATARYESRVADNHHHVVCRSCGAIADVDCAVGHSPCLTASDDHGFAVDEAEVVYWGTCPDCATDRTPQ
- a CDS encoding cold-shock protein, with protein sequence MAQGTVKWFNDDKGFGFISVDDGSADVFVHFSEIQSNGFRSLTESQRVEFDIVQGQKGPQAAAVRVL
- a CDS encoding acyl-CoA desaturase; the protein is MNEPKPLLAAPQTRAGAVAIWIFVVTPFIALLAAMPVAWGWGLSGVDLTLAITTYLISGFGIAAGYHRHLTHGSFKARRGLRIALAVAGSLAVEGSPTQWVANHRRHHAFSDREGDPHSPWRYGTSVTAVLKGLFHAHIGWMFRRELSNRSRFAPDLLADRDIRVVDRLFGPLVAVSLLTPALIGGLVTGTWAGALSAFFWAGLVRMAVLHHVTWSVNSICHVVGDRPFASKDRATNFWPLAILSFGESWHNSHHADPTGARHGVLRGQLDPAARLIWIFEKLRLAGDVRWPVPERLDAKRAR